One part of the Vitis riparia cultivar Riparia Gloire de Montpellier isolate 1030 chromosome 8, EGFV_Vit.rip_1.0, whole genome shotgun sequence genome encodes these proteins:
- the LOC117921102 gene encoding 3-oxoacyl-[acyl-carrier-protein] reductase FabG-like, whose product MASQESNNPEPWNNLEGKVVLVTGASSGLGRKFCLNLARAGCKIVAAARRTDRLKSLCDEINHPAFSGSPSNPNTTVRAVAVELDVTADDPTIDASVQKAWDGFGRIDVLINNAGFRGTVKNSLELDEEEWGKGMKTNLNGTWLVSKHVCRRMRDGHQGGSIINISSIVGINRSQHVGDVGYAASKTGINAMTKVMAIEFGMYNVRVNAISPGLFKSEITEGLLQKSWLNNVALKMVPLQTFGTLDPAVTSLVRFLVHDSSQYLTGNIFIVDAGTSLPGIPIFSSL is encoded by the exons CCATGGAACAACCTAGAGGGTAAGGTGGTTTTGGTCACTGGAGCGTCCTCAGGTCTCGGCCGAAAATTCTGTCTCAACCTCGCTCGAGCCGGCTGCAAGATCGTCGCGGCGGCTCGCCGGACAGATCGACTCAAGTCTCTCTGCGACGAGATTAACCATCCCGCATTTTCTGGCTCTCCTTCAAACCCTAACACCACTGTCCGAGCCGTGGCCGTGGAACTCGACGTCACCGCCGATGACCCTACCATCGACGCGTCCGTGCAGAAAGCTTGGGACGGGTTTGGACGCATTGATGTATTGATAAATAATGCCGGCTTTAGAG GTACTGTGAAAAATTCATTGGAGTTGGACGAGGAAGAGTGGGGTAAAGGTATGAAGACGAATTTAAATGGAACATGGCTGGTGTCGAAACATGTATGTAGACGGATGCGTGACGGGCATCAAGGAGGCTCCATCATCAATATTTCTTCTATTGTTGGCATTAATCGTAGCCAACATGTTGGAGATGTCGGATATGCTGCTTCAAAGACCGGAATCAACGCTATGACcaag GTCATGGCCATAGAATTTGGGATGTACAATGTGAGGGTAAACGCAATATCACCTGGACtcttcaaatcagagataaCAGAGGGCTTACTACAAAAAAGTTGGCTGAATAATGTGGCTCTAAAAATGGTTCCTCTACAAACATTTGGCACCTTGGATCCTGCAGTGACCTCCCTGGTGCGATTCTTGGTTCATGATTCTTCTCAATATCTTACAGgcaatatttttattgttgatgcAGGCACTTCCCTCCCCGGTATCCCAATTTTCTCTTCcctttga